Proteins from one Podospora pseudoanserina strain CBS 124.78 chromosome 1, whole genome shotgun sequence genomic window:
- the RPP0 gene encoding ribosomal protein P0 (A0) (L10E) (BUSCO:EOG09264G1I; EggNog:ENOG503NWY4; COG:J) yields MGGKSANKAGYFDKLKGLLEEYKSIFIVSVDNVSSQQMHEIRQALRDQGVVLMGKNTMVRRALKTFLVDSPEYERLLPFVKGNVGFVFTNGDLKEIRDKILANKVAAPARAGAVAPVDVWIPAGNTGMEPGKTSFFQALGVPTKIARGTIEITTDLKLVEAGAKVGPSEATLLNMLNISPFTYGMGIAQVYDQGNTFPSSVLDISEEQLLKAFSSAITTIAAASLALNFPTLPSVIHSLVNSYKKVLAVAIETEISWPEIEELKDRIANPEAYAAAAPVAAADSGAAAGGAAAEEEKKEEEEESDEDGGFGDLFG; encoded by the exons ATGGGGGGCAAGAGCGCTAACAAGGCTGGCTACTTCGACAAGCTCAAGGGCTTGTTGGAGGAGTACAAgtccatcttcatcgtctcCGTCGACAATGTCTCGTCTCAGCAGATGCACGAGATTCGCCAGGCCCTCCGCGATCAGGGTGTGGTCCTGATGGGCAAGAACACCATG GTTCGCCGTGCCCTCAAGACCTTCCTGGTCGACTCCCCCGAGTACGagcgcctcctccccttcgtcAAGGGCAACGTTGGTTTCGTCTTCACCAACGGTGACCTCAAGGAGATCCGTGACAAaatcctcgccaacaaggTCGCCGCCCCCGCTCGTGCTGGTGCCGTCGCCCCCGTCGATGTCTGGATTCCCGCTGGCAACACTGGTATGGAACCCGGCAAGACCTCTTTCTTCCAGGCCCTCGGTGTCCCCACCAAAATTGCCCGTGGTACCATTGAAATCACCACCGATCTCAAGCTCGTCGAGGCTGGCGCCAAGGTCGGCCCCTCCGAGGCTACCCTGTTGAACATGCTCAACATCTCTCCCTTCACCTACGGTATGGGCATCGCTCAGGTCTACGACCAGGGCAACACCTTCCCCAGCTCCGTCCTCGATATCAGCGAGGAGCAGCTCCTGAAGGCCTTCTCcagcgccatcaccaccattgcCGCTGCCTCCCTGGCCCTCAACTTCCCCACTCTCCCCTCCGTCATCCACTCCCTTGTCAACAGCTACAAGAAGGTTCTCGCTGTTGCCATCGAGACCGAGATCAGCTGGCccgagattgaggagctcaaggaccGCATTGCCAACCCCGAGGCCTatgctgccgccgcccctgtcgctgctgctgactctggcgccgccgccggtggtgctgccgctgaggaggagaagaaggaggaggaggaggagtccgACGAGGACGGTGGCTTCGGCGATCTCTT CGGTTAA
- the msh1 gene encoding MutS protein 1 (COG:L; EggNog:ENOG503NVM1) — MLSSRPPPVPRLRIACLAQTTRCHPRCGPATVGRCGVRHVTTALFSGSSAASGTRAARLAPLQHLQLRSKKTTVVKLDKLPQGLIVPPETPAPVEQDDEPQYPTVVQQARRTMQKFDNCVLLTRVGGFYELYFEHADEYGPLLNLKVSQKKTNAGPVSMAGFPFFQLDRFLKILVQDLNRHVAIAEEFPNDASAKIRSGGLMHDRRVARIVTPGTLIDENFMDPYANNYVMAVHLPEKAELSDHVSRQAGQQAINTPDPADDAPTRIGLAWLDLSTGYFFTQPATLASLGSVLSRVSPREVVLDKALESAEDQGIAAILQEESYLVTYSPQGDFQSLDDWQPMLEGKIPAKEAKKFTEEEVDAGSLLLHYVGDRLQGLSMKLQPPVRHVNMEVMNIDKNTMRSLEIKETVRDGTFKGSLLYAIRRTATKSGARLLNQWLSFPSTSLKAINARLDLVERFIQDEELRDAIIVLLRRSHDSQRLVQKFALNRGDADDLLQLASTIKSTEDIVALLEASIASQPEEVKPAPPEEDATPEEEEEEEDEDPLATLLSRISLKSPLKLAHSIRSAIDEENLVQQHQLEDSRAGELLSLAQEIVSSEATEEDGTILPKSRLPSSSSPSQKPNRRKVPSIRDHYSEEAELFIMQPRASRLLSSLHKQLASLKSQKEELCLSLRRELNLPSLTLKWTPQLGHICHVKGRDSLSSPVSDTPSIRTLSTSRSTRSFHHPAWSSLGDSLSQTRLAIRAEESRVFASLRQSVILNLVKLRRNAAVLDELDVLTSFASLAREKNLVRPILNTSTATIIVGGRHPTVESALQEQGRTFTKNDLFLSSPSSSPSQHGRIWLVTGPNMAGKSTFLRQSALITILSQIGSFIPADHAQLGLVDAIFSRLGSSDNLYASQSTFMVEMLETSTILRQATPRSFVIMDEIGRGTTPQDGTAVAFASLHHLVKVNRCRALFATHFHDIAGLIKEQNLTVQDGGRDGVVEMYCTDVEEDENGGFVYVHKLQKGVNRTSHALKVARLAGLPDKAIQVAREVLERNGL, encoded by the exons ATGCTGTCCTcgcgaccaccaccagttcCTCGCCTCCGGATAGCGTGTCTCGCCCAGACAACTCGCTGCCACCCGCGCTGTGGTCCCGCCACCGTCGGGCGGTGTGGTGTCCGACATGTAACCACGGCCTTGTTTTCTGGATCCTCTGCTGCGTCTGGAACGCGTGCGGCTCGTCTGGCTCCCTTGCAACACCTTCAGCTCCGCAGCAAGAAAACTACCGTCGTCAAGCTGGACAAGCTGCCACAGGGGCTGATCGTACCACCAGAGACGCCGGCTCCAGTGGAACAAGATGACGAGCCCCAGTACCCGACAGTGGTGCAGCAGGCCCGCCGCACCATGCAGAAGTTTGACAATTGCGTGCTGCTCACCCGTGTCGGCGGCTTCTACGAGCTGTACTTCGAGCACGCCGATGAGTACGGCCcgctcctcaacctcaaagtCTCACAGAAGAAGACAAACGCCGGCCCCGTATCCATG GCCGGCTTTCCATTCTTCCAGCTGGATCGCTTTCTCAAGATCTTGGTCCAAGACCTCAACCGCCATGTAGCCATTGCTGAAGAGTTCCCCAACGATGCCTCGGCCAAGATCAGGTCTGGTGGGTTGATGCATGACCGTCGAGTGGCCCGTATTGTCACTCCCGGCACCCTCATCGATGAGAACTTCATGGATCCTTATGCAAACAACTATGTAATGGCCGTTCATCTGCCCGAGAAAGCGGAATTATCGGACCATGTGAGCCGCCAAGCGGGACAGCAAGCCATCAACACGCCAGACCCGGCCGATGATGCCCCGACCCGTATCGGTCTAGCATGGCTGGATCTGTCGACCGGCTATTTCTTCACTCAGCCGGCCACTCTAGCATCGCTCGGCTCCGTGCTGTCTCGGGTGTCCCCTCGGGAAGTTGTTCTGGACAAGGCCCTCGAGTCTGCCGAGGATCAGGGGATCGCGGCTATCCTGCAGGAGGAGAGCTACCTGGTGACGTACTCTCCCCAAGGTGATTTTCAGTCGCTAGACGACTGGCAGCCCATGCTGGAGGGTAAAATCCCGGCGAAGGAGGCCAAAAAGTTtacagaggaggaagtagaTGCCGGCAGTCTGCTGCTCCACTACGTGGGAGATCGGCTTCAGGGGCTGAGCATGAAGCTCCAGCCACCGGTTCGCCATGTAAACATGGAGGTGATGAATATTGACAAGAATACCATGCGGTCACTTGAAATTAAGGAGACTGTCCGGGATGGTACGTTTAAGGGGAGCTTGTTGTACGCCATCAGGCGAACGGCAACCAAGAGTGGCGCCCGGCTTCTCAACCAGTGGCTGA GTTTCCCGTCAACATCACTCAAAGCCATCAACGCCAGACTTGACCTGGTAGAACGCTTCATTCAAGACGAAGAACTTCGAGatgccatcatcgtccttCTCCGCAGAAGCCATGACTCCCAGCGCCTCGTCCAAAAGTTCGCCCTCAACCGCGGCGATGCCGATGACCTACTCCAGCTAGCCAGCACAATCAAATCAACAGAGGACATAGTCGCCCTCCTTGAAGCCTCCATAGCCTCCCAACCCGAAGAAGTcaaaccagcaccaccagaagAAGATGCCACcccggaggaggaagaagaagaagaagacgaggaccccctcgccaccctcctctcccgcatctccctcaaatccccccTCAAACTAGCCCACTCCATCCGCTCCGCTATCGATGAAGAAAACCTAgtccagcaacaccaactaGAAGACTCCCGCGCCGGCgagctcctctccctcgcccaagaAATCGTTTCTTCCGAAGCCACAGAAGAAGACGgaaccatcctccccaaatcccggctcccctcttcttcttccccttcccaaaaaCCCAACCGGAGGAAGGTACCTTCAATACGGGACCACTACTCGGAAGAAGCAGAACTCTTCATCATGCAACCCCGCGCCTCCCGCCTTTTGAGCTCACTGCACAAACAACTCGCCAGCCTCAAATCCCAAAAGGAAGAGCTCTGCCTGTCTCTCCGTCGGGAGCTGAACCTCCCATCCCTGACCTTGAAATGGACACCCCAGCTAGGGCACATCTGCCACGTCAAAGGTCGGGactctctctcctcccctgTCTCTGACACCCCTTCCATCAGgaccctctccacctcccgcaGCACACGCTCCTTTCACCACCCAGCCTGGTCATCGTTGGGTgactccctctcccaaacccgCCTCGCTATCAGAGCAGAAGAATCCCGCGTTTTTGCGTCGTTGCGACAGTCGGTGATTTTGAATCTGGTAAAGTTACGACGGAACGCCGCCGTGCTAGACGAGCTAGACGtcctcacctccttcgcctcgCTAGCCCGAGAGAAAAACCTCGTCCGCCCCATCTTgaacacctccaccgccacaaTAATAGTAGGAGGTCGGCACCCCACCGTCGAGTCCGCCctccaagaacaaggccGCACTTTTACCAAGAACgaccttttcctttcctccccctcctcatccccttcccaacaCGGCCGCATCTGGCTCGTCACCGGCCCAAACATGGCCGGCAAATCCACCTTCCTCCGTCAGTCCGCCCTCATCACGATCCTCTCCCAGATCGGCTCCTTCATCCCAGCAGACCACGCCCAGCTCGGCCTGGTCGACGCAATCTTCTCCCGCCTCGGCTCCTCGGACAACCTCTACGCCTCCCAGTCCACCTTCATGGTCGAGATGCTCGAgacctccaccatcctccgccaGGCCACCCCCCGCTCCTTCGTCATCATGGACGAGATCGGCCGGGGTACAACGCCACAAGACGGAACCGCCGTCGCCttcgcctccctccaccacctcgtcaAGGTCAACAGATGTCGTGCGTTATTCGCTACTCACTTCCACGACATCGCCGGTTTGATCAAAGAACAAAACTTGACCGTCCAAGACGGGGGTCGGGATGGAGTGGTGGAGATGTACTGTACCGatgtggaagaagacgaaaaCGGGGGTTTCGTCTATGTGCACAAACTCCAAAAGGGCGTCAACAGGACGAGTCACGCGCTCAAGGTCGCGAGGTTGGCTGGGTTGCCTGACAAGGCTATTCAAGTCGCAAGAGAAGTGTTGGAAAGGAATGGGCTATAG
- a CDS encoding hypothetical protein (EggNog:ENOG503PB7K), whose translation MMAAPMPGPLSFNPQIPVTPPPDHHMFMKGLFPPNAFQQPGHHNHNHQHHSQPPQQYRGIGLGLQHHEPTPSHSTTSGPHIKSEADPPSLTSPRPSSRSTMRPPPPQLRASPTFPPSYPSSKPQQQQQQQQQPGFPPTTVGIDPATAAQAAVDPRYIAMASRIASYYQQRCQAVANFQQQRCQQWAAAQRAKCQEMTQAAMLVVAWYIRDRINRRRKRQKKTFKRALNNKNSAKSKVTKGETVRNWVMGVPLEKGDFVPGRELPKDEQERDFDMDRMGEREEDRDGRLFEVADGLIKSQLARVEVPFLGLVGFEESESEESEGESEMSYEEEELEEGEEYEEEEEEEYEEEEEHVGMEKGKEEENTMGSLSKDAQLGTVEGTDRRKSRDSSVL comes from the coding sequence ATGATGGCGGCGCCAATGCCAGGGCCGCTTTCCTTCAACCCCCAGATTCCcgtcacccctcccccggaCCACCACATGTTCATGAAAGGGCTCTTTCCACCAAACGCCTTTCAACAACCAGGgcatcacaaccacaaccaccaacatcacagccaaccaccacagcaatACCGCGGAATCGGTTTAGGATTACAACACCACGAGCCAACCCCATCACACTCCACAACCTCCGGCCCACACATCAAATCCGAAGCTGATCCCCCCAGTCTCACCTCCCCAAGACCATCCTCCCGATCAACAAtgcgaccaccaccaccccaattGCGAGCCTCCCCAACATTCCCCCCTTCCTATCCCTCTtccaaaccccaacaacaacaacaacaacaacaacaaccaggtttcccccccaccacagTCGGAATCGACCCCGCCACAGCAGCCCAAGCGGCCGTCGACCCCCGCTACATAGCCATGGCCTCCCGCATAGCCTCGTACTATCAACAGCGCTGCCAAGCGGTAGCCAacttccagcagcagcgctgCCAGCAGTGGGCCGCTGCCCAGAGAGCAAAATGCCAGGAGATGACGCAGGCGGCGATGCTGGTCGTGGCGTGGTATATCAGGGACCGTATCAACAGGCGGCGAAAACGGCAGAAAAAGACCTTCAAGCGGGCGCTCAATAATAAAAACAGCGCCAAGAGTAAGGTGACAAAGGGGGAGACGGTGAGGAATTGGGTGATGGGTGTTCctttggagaagggggatttTGTGCCGGGGAGGGAGCTGCCTAAGGATGAACAAGAAAGAGATTTTGATATGGAtaggatgggggagagggaggaggatagggatgggaggttgtTTGAGGTGGCGGATGGGTTGATTAAGAGCCAactggcgagggtggaggtgccgtttttggggttggtggggtttgaggagagtgagagtgaggagagtgagggtGAGAGTGAGATGAGTtatgaggaagaggagttggaagagggggaggaatatgaggaggaggaggaggaggaatatgaagaggaggaagagcatgtggggatggagaaggggaaggaggaggagaatacTATGGGGAGTTTGAGCAAGGATGCGCAGTTGGGGACGGTAGAGGGAACGGATAGGAGGAAGAGTAGGGATAGTAGTGTTTTATGA